A single Clostridium sp. AN503 DNA region contains:
- a CDS encoding dCMP deaminase family protein has translation MSETTNKRVDYISWDEYFMGVADMSGRRSKDPNTQVGACIVSQDNKIMSMGYNGFPKGCSDDEFPWGKEAETTDPYSAKYLYVTHSELNAILNYRGGSLEGSKLYVTLFPCNECAKAIIQAGIKTIIYKEDKYPDSPSVRASKRMLNSAGVRYYQYEKTGRKIEIDV, from the coding sequence ATGTCTGAGACAACAAATAAGAGAGTGGATTATATTTCCTGGGACGAGTATTTTATGGGCGTGGCGGACATGTCCGGCAGACGGTCCAAAGACCCCAATACCCAGGTGGGGGCGTGCATTGTCAGCCAGGACAACAAGATCATGTCCATGGGCTATAATGGATTTCCAAAAGGCTGTTCGGATGATGAATTTCCCTGGGGCAAGGAGGCTGAGACTACGGACCCGTACAGCGCCAAGTATCTGTACGTGACCCACAGCGAGCTTAACGCTATCTTGAATTACCGGGGCGGAAGCCTGGAGGGGAGCAAGCTGTATGTGACCCTGTTTCCCTGCAACGAGTGCGCCAAGGCCATCATTCAGGCCGGGATCAAGACGATCATATATAAAGAAGATAAATATCCCGATTCCCCGTCTGTGAGGGCGTCCAAGCGGATGCTGAATTCTGCGGGAGTGCGGTATTACCAGTATGAGAAAACAGGCAGAAAGATAGAGATAGATGTGTAA
- a CDS encoding B12-binding domain-containing radical SAM protein → MKFLLVAVNAKYIHSNPGVYSLKTYAQCSQGDPDPEGTGLPCVHVEIAEYTINNQMERILEDIYLRKPDMVGISCYIWNVTYALDLARDLHKVLPDTDIWLGGPEVSFDAPDLLAREPEVFGVMKGEGEETFAGLLECYEALGMSVREWAAVRGNSVPGMTEVGQRFLKGLEQIDGLTWRNPDGTISDRPVHPVMDMSRIPFLYQDMEGFENRIVYYESSRGCPFSCSYCLSSIDKSVRFRDLELVKKELAFFLERQVPQVKFVDRTFNCKKSHAMEIWSYILEHDNGVTNFHFEIAADLLDEDALELIGRMRPGLIQLEIGVQSTNPDTIREIHRKMDLEEVRRITARINAGHNVHQHLDLIAGLPFEDYESFRRSFNDVYAMEPDQLQLGFLKVLKGSHMYEMAEQYGLVYRTLPPYEVLSTRWLSYGDVLKLKGIEDMVEVYYNSGQFTGTLKLLVQEFEDAFAMFEALAAYYSEHGLAGLNHSRLARYEILHDLICKIAAGKCREVVPLRAHPLCEYEDALMCDLYLRENVKSRPSFAPDQSPFKNQIRVMAPEFRSLGTQIHVEVLQSGQMLLFDYRRKDPLNRNAAVTGLGQTASMPEGKNGSGSPGTR, encoded by the coding sequence ATGAAATTTTTGTTAGTGGCGGTCAACGCGAAATATATTCACTCCAATCCGGGAGTGTACAGTTTAAAAACATATGCGCAGTGCAGCCAGGGAGACCCGGATCCGGAAGGAACGGGCCTCCCTTGTGTGCATGTAGAGATAGCGGAGTATACGATTAATAACCAGATGGAGCGGATCCTGGAGGATATCTATCTTAGAAAACCGGATATGGTGGGGATCTCCTGTTATATCTGGAATGTGACCTATGCGCTTGATCTGGCCCGCGACCTTCACAAGGTCCTGCCGGATACGGATATCTGGCTGGGGGGACCGGAGGTGTCCTTCGATGCGCCGGATCTGCTTGCGCGGGAGCCGGAGGTATTCGGGGTGATGAAAGGCGAGGGCGAGGAGACCTTCGCCGGGCTTTTGGAGTGCTATGAGGCGCTGGGAATGAGTGTGCGGGAATGGGCGGCTGTACGCGGGAACAGTGTGCCGGGAATGACAGAGGTGGGGCAGCGCTTCTTAAAAGGCCTTGAACAGATAGATGGCCTGACCTGGCGCAACCCGGACGGCACAATATCCGACCGACCGGTTCACCCGGTGATGGATATGAGCCGGATACCGTTTCTCTATCAAGATATGGAAGGCTTTGAAAACCGGATCGTGTACTATGAGAGCAGCCGCGGATGTCCGTTTTCATGCAGCTACTGCCTGTCCTCCATCGATAAGTCGGTGCGGTTCCGGGATCTGGAGCTGGTGAAGAAGGAGCTTGCATTTTTCCTGGAGCGGCAGGTCCCCCAGGTAAAGTTTGTGGACCGGACATTCAACTGCAAAAAGAGCCATGCCATGGAAATCTGGAGTTATATCCTGGAGCATGACAACGGCGTGACCAATTTCCATTTTGAGATCGCGGCAGATCTGCTGGATGAAGATGCGCTGGAGCTGATCGGCAGGATGCGGCCGGGGCTGATCCAGCTGGAGATCGGTGTGCAGAGCACCAACCCGGATACGATCCGGGAGATACACCGGAAAATGGATCTGGAAGAAGTGCGGCGGATCACGGCACGGATCAATGCGGGGCATAATGTACATCAGCACCTGGATCTGATCGCAGGACTGCCTTTCGAGGATTATGAAAGCTTCCGGCGTTCTTTTAACGACGTATATGCCATGGAACCGGATCAGCTGCAGCTTGGATTTTTGAAGGTGTTAAAAGGCTCTCATATGTATGAGATGGCGGAGCAGTACGGGCTGGTTTACAGGACTCTGCCGCCCTATGAGGTGCTGTCCACCAGATGGCTTTCCTACGGAGATGTGCTGAAACTGAAAGGGATTGAGGACATGGTGGAGGTCTACTATAACAGCGGGCAGTTCACCGGGACCTTAAAACTGCTGGTCCAGGAGTTTGAAGATGCATTTGCCATGTTTGAAGCCCTGGCTGCGTATTATTCAGAGCATGGGCTGGCCGGGCTCAATCACAGCCGGCTGGCAAGGTATGAGATCCTGCATGATCTGATCTGCAAAATCGCAGCAGGGAAGTGCAGGGAAGTGGTTCCTTTGAGGGCCCATCCCCTTTGTGAGTACGAGGACGCTCTGATGTGTGACCTGTACCTGCGGGAAAATGTAAAGAGCAGACCATCCTTTGCGCCGGACCAGAGTCCATTTAAGAACCAGATCCGTGTGATGGCGCCGGAGTTTCGAAGCCTTGGCACGCAGATCCACGTGGAGGTGCTGCAGTCAGGACAGATGCTGCTTTTCGATTACCGCCGGAAGGACCCTTTGAACCGAAATGCAGCGGTAACAGGGCTGGGACAGACGGCCAGCATGCCGGAGGGAAAGAATGGAAGCGGCAGTCCAGGCACCAGATGA
- the nth gene encoding endonuclease III, whose protein sequence is MAKRETKAQRDARVSRILAALDKEYGTEYRCYLNHETPWQLLIAVIMSAQCTDARVNIVTADLFRKYDTLEKFAQADIKELEKDIHSTGFYHMKAKNIIACCKALVEQYGGEVPRTMEELTALAGVGRKTANVIRGNIYNEPSIVVDTHVKRISRKLGLAKSEDPEKIEYELMKVLPKDHWILWNIHIITLGRTVCVARSPKCSQCFLREECPSAEA, encoded by the coding sequence ATGGCAAAACGTGAGACAAAAGCCCAGCGGGACGCCCGGGTCAGCCGGATCCTGGCGGCGCTTGACAAAGAATATGGAACAGAATACCGTTGTTATTTAAATCATGAGACGCCGTGGCAGCTTCTGATCGCGGTCATCATGAGCGCCCAGTGCACGGATGCGCGGGTAAACATTGTGACGGCCGATCTGTTCCGCAAATATGACACCCTGGAGAAATTTGCGCAGGCTGATATAAAGGAGCTGGAAAAGGACATCCACTCCACGGGTTTTTATCACATGAAGGCAAAGAATATCATTGCCTGCTGCAAAGCGCTGGTGGAGCAGTATGGCGGCGAGGTGCCGCGCACCATGGAGGAGCTGACCGCCCTGGCAGGAGTGGGGCGCAAGACAGCCAACGTGATCCGGGGGAATATTTACAATGAACCGAGCATCGTGGTGGATACCCATGTAAAACGCATATCCAGGAAGCTTGGCCTGGCAAAATCGGAAGACCCGGAAAAGATAGAATATGAACTGATGAAGGTGCTGCCGAAGGACCACTGGATCCTGTGGAATATCCATATCATCACGCTGGGGCGGACGGTCTGTGTAGCGCGGAGCCCCAAATGTTCACAGTGCTTCCTGAGAGAAGAATGTCCGTCGGCGGAAGCCTGA
- a CDS encoding 3'-5' exonuclease, which produces METDVNAKIAAQAYVAVDLETTGLDPKRDRIIEIGAVRVENGRETAQFHTMINPHRELAERITELTGISGDMVEDAPDIGDILSQFLDFCGKLPLLGHHVIFDYSFLKRAAVNLGMEFEREGIDTLKLCRRFMPEEERKNLAAACAFYGIERETAHRALSDARDANGLYQKLFLTYGESEPEAFIPKPLIYKAKREQPASKKQKEDLRYLLKYHKIDLPVQIDYLSRNEISRIKDKIISQYGRI; this is translated from the coding sequence ATGGAAACTGATGTGAATGCGAAAATAGCGGCACAGGCTTATGTGGCGGTGGATCTAGAGACGACCGGCCTGGATCCGAAGCGGGACAGGATCATTGAGATCGGAGCAGTACGGGTGGAGAATGGCCGTGAGACGGCGCAGTTTCATACCATGATCAATCCACACAGGGAGCTTGCGGAGCGGATCACGGAGCTGACCGGGATCTCCGGGGATATGGTGGAGGATGCGCCTGATATTGGGGATATCCTGTCACAGTTTCTGGATTTTTGTGGAAAACTTCCGCTGCTGGGGCATCATGTGATATTTGACTATAGCTTTTTGAAACGGGCGGCGGTCAATCTGGGGATGGAGTTTGAGCGGGAGGGGATCGATACCCTGAAGCTCTGCCGCAGATTCATGCCGGAGGAAGAGCGGAAGAATCTTGCAGCAGCATGTGCCTTTTACGGGATTGAGCGGGAAACGGCCCACCGGGCGTTGTCGGATGCAAGGGACGCAAACGGGCTTTATCAGAAGCTGTTTTTGACCTATGGAGAGTCAGAACCGGAGGCATTTATCCCCAAACCGCTGATCTACAAGGCAAAAAGGGAGCAGCCGGCGTCGAAAAAGCAAAAAGAGGACTTGCGGTATTTACTAAAATATCATAAAATAGATTTACCTGTGCAGATTGATTATCTGAGCCGGAATGAGATATCCCGGATCAAGGATAAGATCATCTCACAGTATGGAAGAATCTAA